AAGGCTCCACCGCGTATGTAACGCTGGAGCCATGCAGCCACTTCGGCAAGACGCCCCCTTGCAGCGGGCGCCTGATCGACCACGGAGTCAAGCGCGTGGTCATAGCTGCTGTCGATCCCAATCCTCAGGTGGCGGGGGCCGGGATCGAGCGTCTGCGCAGCGCCGGCATCGAAGTCGATGTCGGGCTGCTCGCAGAGGAAGCCTCGGCCATGAACGAGGCTTTCAACAAATATATCGTCACAGGAATGCCGTTTGTGACGATGAAGACAGCTAGCACGCTCGATGGTAAAATCGCCGCTAAAACCGGCGACAGCAAGTGGATTACCGGCGATCTCTCGCGTGCTTACGTGCATACGATGCGCCACCAGCACCAAGGCATCCTTGTTAGCGTGGATACCGTAATTGCGGATGATCCGCAATTAAGTACACGCTTGACCGTGCCTGCCTTGCAGCCTGTGCGCATCGTGGCGGATTCACGGCTGCGCCTTCCCCTTGAAGCACAGGTGCTTCAAGATCTGGACCGGCAGCCGACGATCGTGCTGACGACGGAATTGTCGTCACCAGAACGGCGCCGTGCGCTGGAGGAGCTCAGCGCATCAGTCCTGACATGCGGCAGTGGCCCGCAGGTAGATTTGCGTCTCGCGATGAAACAGCTTGGCGAGCGTGAAATCGGGTCCATCCTATTGGAAGGCGGGGGGCGTTTGAACGGAGCCATGCTGGAACAGGGGCTGGTTGATAAAATTATGCTCTTTGTGGCTCCCAAGATTATTGGCGGCAAGCTATCTCCCCAGGCCATCTCTATGGAAGGCTGGGAACGAATGAAAGATGCCCTTAGGCTGGAGCGGTTTCAAGCAGAACCAGTTGGAGAAGATATTTGTTTAAGCGGATACCCTGTATATACGGCCGATGCGGAGAAGATCAGGAAGGGGGACTGAGAAATGTTCACGGGCATAATCGAGGAAATCGGCACCATGCGGAGGATTGACAGGCAGGGACAGGCTTTGATTTTGACGATCGGAGCCAAAAAGATATTGGAAGATATTCATCTTGGAGACAGCATAGCGGTTAATGGGGTTTGTTTGACAGTTGTTGCTTTTCAAGATCAGGAATTTTCGGTGGATGTAATGCCTGAGACCTTCCGCAGTACGAATCTTGCGAAGCTAAAAACAGGTTCCAGAGTAAACCTGGAAAGGGCCATGCAGGCGGGAGGCCGGTATGGCGGGCACATCGTACAGGGACATGTGGACGGAACCGCCGTTGTTATTGGTAAAGACCGGGAAGAAAATGCCGTAGTTTATAGATTCAGGCCTCTAACAGGGCGATTAACCCGGTATATTATTCCGAAAGGTTCCATTACGATAGACGGGATCAGTTTAACTGTAGTAGATACAAAAGAAGGGACATTCTCGGTTTCAATCATACCCCATACTCTGGCTGAAACGATATTAAATGATAAAGGGCCTGGAGATACCGTGAACATTGAATGTGACATAATAGGCAAATATATTGAGCATTTTTTGAAAGTACCGGATGAACCAGAAGGAAGCGGGTTAAAGCCGAACAGCTTAAGCGAGACATTTTTGACTGAAAACGGCTTTATGTAAAGCTTTTAGTACAGTTGCTCAGGAGGGAAAGGCTATGAACGATACATCGATGCATTTTCATTCGATTGAAGAAGCCATTTACGATCTCATGCTGGGGAAAATCGTGATCGTAGTGGATGATGAAGATAGAGAGAACGAAGGGGATTTCGTTGTCTTGGCTGATAAAGCAACGCCTGAGGCTATTAACTTTATGATAACAGAGGGACGCGGGCTGGTTTGTATGCCGATAACGGAAGAAAGGGCAATGGAGCTGGATTTGGCTCCTATGGTTTCCAAAAATACCGATTATCATGGAACAGCATTTACGGTTTCGGTGGACGGTGCCGGGACTTCCACAGGGATTTCCGCTTATGAACGTTCACAGACTGTCCAAGCCCTGATTCATCCGGACACTGGACCCCAGCATCTTCGCAGGCCCGGCCATATGTTTCCCTTGATTGCCAAGAAGGGCGGTGTTCTGCGCAGGGCAGGTCATACGGAAGCAGCAGTTGATTTGGCCAGAATGTGCTGTTCTTATCCTGCGGCGGTAATCTGCGAAGTCATCAAAGAAGACGGTACAATGGCAAGGGTTCCCGATCTTATGCAAATAGCCCGGAAGCATGATTTAAAGATCATTACAATCCAGGATCTCATCGAATACCGCAATCATAAAGAAAAGCTGGTACAGCGTGAGATCGAAACCAGATTGCCTACGGATTTCGGAGTATTTAAAGCCGTCGCTTATACGAACCTGGTAGACAATAAGGAACATGTCGCTCTGGTTAAAGGAAAAATTAGCAGTGACAAGCCCACACTTGTCCGTGTTCACTCCGAATGCCTGACAGGAGATGTATTTCATTCTCATCGTTGTGATTGCGGTCCGCAGCTTGAAGCTGCGTTAAAACAAATTAATGAGGCAGGCAGCGGTATTCTGTTGTATATGCGTCAAGAAGGGCGGGGAATCGGATTGATTAACAAGCTTAAAGCCTATAAGCTGCAAGAAGAAGGACTGGATACGGTAGAGGCTAACCTTAAGCTCGGTTTTGCTCCGGATCTGAGAGACTACGGAATTGGTGCCCAGATTCTAAAAGATCTTGGAGTATGCAAGCTGAAGCTCCTGACGAATAACCCGCGCAAGATTAAAGGGTTAGAAGGATATGGGCTTGAAGTGGTGGAGCGGGTTCCCATTCAAATGATGGAAAATGAAGATAACTCTTTATACCTGCATACCAAAAAAGAGAAACTGGGGCATATGCTGAAATTTGAAAAACAGCATTTCATCTAATTAGAGGAAATTAATTCATAAAAGGGGCGATATATATGGTTAAATATTTTGAAGGTCATTTGGTGACAGAACAATTAAAATTCGGGATTGTAATTGGCCGCTTTAACGAATTCATTACTTCCAAGCTGCTTTCCGGTGCATTGGACGCACTTAAAAGGCATGGAGCGAAAGAAGAAGAAATAGATGTAGCCTGGGTACCAGGAGCTTTTGAAATCCCGCTCATTGCCCAAAAAATGGCAGAAAGCGGGAAGTATGATGCTGTTATTACATTAGGTACGGTTATTCGGGGTTCTACTCCGCATTTCGATTATGTATGTGCTGAAGTATCCAAAGGAGTAGCAGCCATCAATTTGAAAACCGGCGTTCCTACGATTTTTGGCGTACTGACCACTGACTCTATAGAACAAGCGGTTGAACGCGCCGGAACTAAAGCGGGGAATAAAGGATGGGAAGCAGCATCTGCCGCTATTGAAATGGCTAATCTGACCAAACAGCTGCAAGCTTAATCAGACAGATTTAAGGAAAGACCTCCAATTTCACCTGGATCAGGTGTAATGGGAGGTTTTTCGTTTTATTTCTGTGACTTTGGAAGTATACAAATATGTTTCCTTTGAATTATCGTGTCTTCCGGATTTTTTTATTCTTCTGTACTTTTCCTGTATTTTTCTTGAACTCTTCCTCTACCCTTCCTGTATTAAAAAATCACATGCTAATTCCAAAGTATCTGGAATATTCTTTAAGATGATATAGAATCTCGATGAACCGTAATTTCACTGGACCGCATTTTTTTACTGAACCGTATTTTACTGAACAAAGGGGATAGTAACGCTAAGGTCTCTTTTGGTATTTATTTTTCCTTGTACAACAGTGGAAACGTTCTTTAGAATACAGTATCATCATAAAAGGAAGAAAAACCGCGGGGGAGGACTACTGAAATTGAAAGTGCTGTACAAATTAGATGTGTTTGAAGGCCCCCTGGACCTGCTTCTACATTTAATCGATAAATCCGAAGTGGATATTTATAATATACCGGTTAAAGAAATAACCGACCAGTATCTTGAGTACGTACAAGCTATGCAGGAACTGGAGCTTGAAGTAACAAGCGAATTTTTAGTCATGGCTGCTACTCTTCTATCCATTAAAAGCAAAATGCTGCTTCCTAAGCCTCCTGAAATCGAAATGGATTTTGATTATTACCAGGAGGACGAGATGGACCCGCGGGCTGAACTGGTGCAAAAACTTGTGGAATACCGGAAGTTTAAAGCAGTTGCTGATGTGCTAAGGGAAAAAGAAGTGGAGAGAAGCCTGGTTTATACGAGAGAGCCTGAAGATCTGAGCCCTTTTCTGCCGGAAAAACAGGAGAATCCGGTTAAAGGGCTAGAAATCGGTGACTTGGTACTGGCTTTTCAGCGGACGTTTCGAAAGATGGTTCACCGGAACTCTGTAGCAAAGATTCAGCGGGATGAGATATCAGTCAAAGACCGTATGAAGGAAGTGGTTGGAAACCTTGCTGTTCAAGGTGGCACCATGATGTTTTCCGATCTGTTTGATGTTCATATGACCCGCGAGGATCTTGTAGTTACTTTTTTGGCTTTGCTTGAATTGATGAAAATAAAACGTATTCAATGTTTCCAATATCACCTTTTTGACGACATCATGATTAAATCAAGAGAGGAGGGACTTCATGCTGAATTACCAACAGATGAAATCCGTTATTGAAGGACTTATTTTTGTATCGGGCGATGAAGGAATAACTGTGAAACAGCTTGCAGAAGTTCTGGATCAGGATGAATCCACTTTACGGGATTTAATCGAAGAACTGAAGCAGGATTTGCAGGAAAGTGAGAGGGGAATTCAAATTGTTGAGGTGGCGGGATGCTATCAATGCACTACTTTACCGGAACATGCCCTTTATTTTGAACGTCTGGCTTATACTCCGTCAAGGTCTACATTGTCCCAGGCAGCTCTTGAGACCCTTTCTATCATTGCATATAAGCAGCCTATCACCCGTGTTGAAATTGAGGAGATCCGCGGGGTAAAATGTGACCGTGCTTTACATACCCTTATGGCTAAGGAACTTATCGAGGAATCAGGAAGAGCTGAAGCTATCGGAAGACCGATTCTGTATGGAACCTCCAAAAAATTTCTGGAGTACTTTGGGCTTGGTTCTATTCACGATTTGCCGGAAGCGGGTACCATTAACGACGGTTTTGATCTTGAAGAGGAAGCGCGGCTGCTGTTTGATAAATTTGAAGAAGAGGAACAGCTTTCTTTTGATGAATCTGCCGGGACAGCACAGTCTTCTATTAAAGAACCAAATGATATTTGAATATTCACATCAAGAAGAAGAACGCGGTCGTCCCTTTAGGGATACCGCGTTTTCTAAATGTAACCGGGATAGAGAACAGAACTGCCTTTTTTTGCATGTCTTTATTCAAATGGGTCATACTAACCGTTGTTACATGAATTTGGTTAATACCGGAGGCTTTGGACCATGGTTATATGGCACTGGATAGTAAACTGCCTGATAATTCTGGCGGGGATCGGCATCCTGGCTTTTACGGCCATTTGTTTTAGCCGTGTTTATGGTACTATTTCGTTTACAAAATTACAGGATAACGATAATCTGACAATTGAAATAAAAGGATTATACGGATTAGTTAAAACAAAAATTCATATTCCGATTATTCAGTTTGTTAATATTCGAGAGGGCATTTATGTGAAATCCAAACAGGTAGACAGGCAGATACAGAGGGAAACCAGCAAAAACAATGAAAAAAACATCAACAAAAAGTGGTTGAAACGATTTTCTTTAAAAACCAGACTTTTGATTAACAAAACGGTAGATTTGCAGGGATGGATTAAACAAACACTTAAGCTGGTTCACTGTAATGATTTGAGATGGACCAGTTATGTAGGAGTAGGAGATGCTCCTCAGACAGCAATTTGTACGGGGGCCATTTGGGCATTAAAATCAACACTTGTCGGATTTGCAGTCAATTTGGTCCGGCTTGAAACCGTCCCGGATTTATCGGTAAACCCTTTGTATAACCGTACCCAATTCATGACAGAACTAAAAATTGGGGCTCATGTACGGGTAGGTTCCGTTATTCTGGCTTGTATCCGTCTTTTGAACAGGATCAGAAAAGTGCCGGGCGGTCCGAAAATCTGGAGGAAAGTATTATATTCCAAAAGTACATAGCTTAGGTCTGCATAGGGCATATTATAAGTGCTGATATTCCATCCTTTTCACCAAGAAGAATTGCAAGGAGGAGAACAATATGTCGGATCATCCGATTCAAGGGCTCATGAAGACGGCAATGGAAAACATTAAGGAAATGGTTGATGTGAATACCATTGTCGGAGATCCTGTGGAAACCCCTGACGGAAGTGTCATTATGCCGATCAGTAAAGTAGGCTTTGGATTTGCGGCCGGAGGAAGCCAGTTTGTTACCGATAATGCCGCCAGAGAGGTTCGTAAGACTGACGGTTCCCAAACCCATACATCTGAAGTTGCTATGCCGTTTGGCGGTGGTAGCGGAGGGGGAATTTCCATTACCCCCATCGCCTTTTTAGTTGTTGGTAAACCTGGCGTTAAAGTAGTTCCTTTGGACAATCAAACCCATATTGTTGAGCGTTTGATTGACTCCGCTCCCCAGTTTGTAGAAAAGCTGCAAAACATGATGAAGAGTAAGAATGCGACGGGGACGACTCAGCCCCAAGATCAGGGGACCGAAGTTAATGCCACGATCAAAACGGAGCCAACCGCTCCAAACATTCAGATCTAAAGTAAAAAACCGCCCACGAAGGGCGGTTTTTTCAAAGCCGAAACAGATGACACATCAGGGGATTTTCCGGTAGTATAGGGGGAGGGCAGAGGGCAGAATACTCTGCCCTGTTTTTTGTTCCTATAGGAAAATCAAATAGCGGAAATAAATATAAATATGAGAGAGGAACAAAGATACGATCATAATGGGTGCCCCTACTTTAAGGAACTCCAGATAACTAAAGCCGTGTCCTTCTTTCTTGGCAATCCCCGCTACAATCACGTTGGCGGAAGCTCCAATTATCGTCCCATTACCACCGAGACAAGCCCCCAGCGCCAACGACCACCACAAAGCGTTAAGCTGCGGTGAATCTACAGCGAGGCCGAGCTGTACGCCCATATCTTTAATAAGAGGAATCATCGTGGCTACAAATGGAATATTGTCAATCGTAGCTGAGGCAATTCCGGATCCCCATAAAATGAGAGGAGCGGCAAAGCTGATATTTCCCTCCGTAATTTCAAGAACTCCCTGTGCAAGCCGGTTGATAATCCCAACTTCCTGCAGGCCTCCCACTAAGGTAAACAGGCCTGCAAAGAAAAAGATTGTCACCCATTCCACTGTGTCTAATGCCTCTTCAATCTGGTCTTCCTTCAAACCAATCAGCATCAGTACGACGGCTCCGGTGATCGCAATGACAGATGCATCCAGATGAATGACGGAATGAAGAACAAAACCAAGCAGAGTAAAGCCAAGTACAATCAATGACTTGGTCATCAGCTTGCGATCGAGAATATAGTCTGACTCCTTCAGTTCCATCAGTTTTTGCTTATATTTCTCATTGAATTTTAGTTCTTTACGGTACATCAGATACAGCAAACCAAGTGTTACGGCCATAATAATAATTGTAATCGGGGCCAGATTCAGCAAAAAGGCATTAAAAGTAAGATGTTCGTTAGCGGAACCGATCATAATGTTCGGAGGATCTCCGATCAATGTGGCTGTCCCGCCAATATTAGAAGCAATTACTTCCGAGATTAAAAAAGGTACAGGATTCACGTGCAGGATTTTGGTAATCGATAAGGTGACGGGGACCATAAGCAATACGGTTGTCACATTATCCAAAAGGGCGGATCCAATTGCCGTAAGTGTACTCAGGATCAGAAGGATGTTCATAGGTTTTCCTCCTGCCATCTTGGCGGCTTTTATTGCAACATACTGAAATACTCCCGTTTTATTGGCGATCCCCACCAGAATCATCATTCCGATAAGAAGGGCTATGGTAGTCCATTCTATGTAATGCTCCAAGGCCTTATGGACGTCCAGGATACCGAAGATGATCATTAAAGCGGCACCCAGCAGGGCAATAACTGCCCGGTTAATTTTTTCGGAAATAATGATGGTATAAGTGACTAAAAAGATAGCCAAGGCAATCCAGGTTAGCAAAGGGTATCACTCCTTGTGTTCTGTCTATTACTTGATGTTGCAAACGGAAAAAGCTAAAAAAGGCAAAAAGGAGCCTGTGGTGAACAGGCTCCTCCAAGACTTGCATCATTTAGTTTTCCATATTAATTATACGCTTTCACGGGATTTTTGTAAATACTGTTTTGGTCATATCCCAATCAGACAAGCATATATATGTACAAATCCGGTACTGACTACATTTGAGGAGTAGGAGGATAGCCATGTATAAAAGAGTATTACTTACATTCGTGCTGCTGATAAGTATCATACTGCTTCCTTTGCATGCAGCTGCCGCTCCGGCTTCCATCTCCACTCATGCTGAAGCTGCCGCGCTTATTGATGTACATTCCGGTAGAATTTTATATTCACAAAGCGGAGATAAAGAGATGCGCGTTGCCAGCACCACCAAAATTATGACAGCCATTATTGCGATTGAGCAAGGGCGTTTATCAGATATGGTGAAGGTCGGCAAGAATGCGGCCGGTAAAGAAGGGTCGTCTCTTTATTTGAAATTGGGTGAAGAAATGAGTCTTCATAATTTGCTTTATGGTATGATGCTCCGTTCGGGCAATGATGCTGCGATAACTATAGCCGAACATATCGGCGGAAGTATCGAAGGCTTTGCTTACCTGATGAACGAAAAAGCCAGTCTCCTGGGCATGGCCCATACTCATTTTACGAATCCTTCCGGTCTGGATGATGGGAAGGAAATGAAACATTATTCCAGCGCCAACGATATGGCTAAGCTGACGGCTTATGCCCTTAAAAATCCTGTCTTCCGCGACATTGTCAAGACAAAGACGAAAAAAGCGCCGAATCCCAACGCGAACTGGGATTACTCCTGGTCAAACAAAAATAAAATGCTCAACCTGTATGAAGGAGCTGACGGTGTTAAAACAGGTTATACCAAGCTCGCCTATAGATGCCTTGTTTCCTCGGCTACTCGCGGCAATCAGCAGCTGGCTGCCGTGACCTTAAATGACGGTAACGATTGGGCTGATCATGCCAAGCTTCTGGATTATGGATTTGAGACGTATCCTTTGAAGCAGGTCCTGCAAAAAGGGGAAACGGTCTCGGGCACCAATTGGGTAGCAGGCAGGTCCTTTGCCTACCCTTTCCATGGTGATGAACAAAAACAGATGATCAGTAAAGTAGTAAGCCACGATCCGAAATCGCTGGAATATAGAACCGGAGAAAGGGGCCTGCTTACCTTTTACCTTGGGGAGGATCATCCAATAGGCACTATCCCGTTGTATGAACCGGAAAGTCCCGGATTGAACAAAACTGAGCAGTCTGTCTTCGAATATAAACCGACGGAAGTCCATATGTCAGCATTCAGCAAGGCAACGGATGCTTTTCGTACCGTAATAGCTTCCTTGTTTATGATGTTGGGTTCGGGAATGGAATAACTATGAGAAAGCAGGTGAAGTCTGATGGTCAACTGGATCTGGTTATTTTTTCTGGTAGCGGGATTTGCCGTAGCCGCAGTTCAAGGAAAAATAGACGTGGTTACCCAAGCTGTTTTTGACGGGGCAAAAAGCGGGGTGACCGTTTGCTTCGGCTTGATCAGTATACTTGTATTTTGGCTTGGAATCATGAAGATCACCGAAGATTCAGGCCTTCTTAAGAAACTGGCCGTGCTCCTGCGCCCGATTGTCCGCTTTTTATTCCCCAGCATCCCGAAAGATCATCCAGCTGTCGGTTATATTATGTCCAACATGAGCGCTAACATATTAGGCCTTGGGAATGCCGCCACACCTATGGGAATCAGAGCGATGCAAGAGCTGCAAAAGCTTAATCCGGAAAAAGATACGGCCAGTCCAGCGATGTGTACACTACTTGCCCTGAATACGGCCAGTATTACTTTAATTCCAACGACATTGATTGCGATCCGCATGAATTTCCACTCGAAAAATCCGGCTGACATTGTCGGAAGCACTTTAATGGCTACCTTTGTTGCAACGGTTGCCGCCATCATCGTAGACAGATTCTACCGGAAAAAAGCCTTGAAGAAATCTGTCTAGAAAGGAGCAGCTATCATGTATACCCTGATCTCC
This Paenibacillus larvae subsp. larvae DNA region includes the following protein-coding sequences:
- a CDS encoding segregation and condensation protein A yields the protein MKVLYKLDVFEGPLDLLLHLIDKSEVDIYNIPVKEITDQYLEYVQAMQELELEVTSEFLVMAATLLSIKSKMLLPKPPEIEMDFDYYQEDEMDPRAELVQKLVEYRKFKAVADVLREKEVERSLVYTREPEDLSPFLPEKQENPVKGLEIGDLVLAFQRTFRKMVHRNSVAKIQRDEISVKDRMKEVVGNLAVQGGTMMFSDLFDVHMTREDLVVTFLALLELMKIKRIQCFQYHLFDDIMIKSREEGLHAELPTDEIRY
- the ribE gene encoding riboflavin synthase; translated protein: MFTGIIEEIGTMRRIDRQGQALILTIGAKKILEDIHLGDSIAVNGVCLTVVAFQDQEFSVDVMPETFRSTNLAKLKTGSRVNLERAMQAGGRYGGHIVQGHVDGTAVVIGKDREENAVVYRFRPLTGRLTRYIIPKGSITIDGISLTVVDTKEGTFSVSIIPHTLAETILNDKGPGDTVNIECDIIGKYIEHFLKVPDEPEGSGLKPNSLSETFLTENGFM
- a CDS encoding DUF2953 domain-containing protein, which codes for MVIWHWIVNCLIILAGIGILAFTAICFSRVYGTISFTKLQDNDNLTIEIKGLYGLVKTKIHIPIIQFVNIREGIYVKSKQVDRQIQRETSKNNEKNINKKWLKRFSLKTRLLINKTVDLQGWIKQTLKLVHCNDLRWTSYVGVGDAPQTAICTGAIWALKSTLVGFAVNLVRLETVPDLSVNPLYNRTQFMTELKIGAHVRVGSVILACIRLLNRIRKVPGGPKIWRKVLYSKST
- the ribD gene encoding bifunctional diaminohydroxyphosphoribosylaminopyrimidine deaminase/5-amino-6-(5-phosphoribosylamino)uracil reductase RibD; translation: MQLLQDEMYMRLALDMAKGAKGQTGVNPVVGCVLVKDGRIIGMGAHLHRGQGHAEVHALQMAGAEAEGSTAYVTLEPCSHFGKTPPCSGRLIDHGVKRVVIAAVDPNPQVAGAGIERLRSAGIEVDVGLLAEEASAMNEAFNKYIVTGMPFVTMKTASTLDGKIAAKTGDSKWITGDLSRAYVHTMRHQHQGILVSVDTVIADDPQLSTRLTVPALQPVRIVADSRLRLPLEAQVLQDLDRQPTIVLTTELSSPERRRALEELSASVLTCGSGPQVDLRLAMKQLGEREIGSILLEGGGRLNGAMLEQGLVDKIMLFVAPKIIGGKLSPQAISMEGWERMKDALRLERFQAEPVGEDICLSGYPVYTADAEKIRKGD
- the ribH gene encoding 6,7-dimethyl-8-ribityllumazine synthase: MVKYFEGHLVTEQLKFGIVIGRFNEFITSKLLSGALDALKRHGAKEEEIDVAWVPGAFEIPLIAQKMAESGKYDAVITLGTVIRGSTPHFDYVCAEVSKGVAAINLKTGVPTIFGVLTTDSIEQAVERAGTKAGNKGWEAASAAIEMANLTKQLQA
- the scpB gene encoding SMC-Scp complex subunit ScpB, which translates into the protein MNYQQMKSVIEGLIFVSGDEGITVKQLAEVLDQDESTLRDLIEELKQDLQESERGIQIVEVAGCYQCTTLPEHALYFERLAYTPSRSTLSQAALETLSIIAYKQPITRVEIEEIRGVKCDRALHTLMAKELIEESGRAEAIGRPILYGTSKKFLEYFGLGSIHDLPEAGTINDGFDLEEEARLLFDKFEEEEQLSFDESAGTAQSSIKEPNDI
- a CDS encoding nucleoside recognition domain-containing protein → MVNWIWLFFLVAGFAVAAVQGKIDVVTQAVFDGAKSGVTVCFGLISILVFWLGIMKITEDSGLLKKLAVLLRPIVRFLFPSIPKDHPAVGYIMSNMSANILGLGNAATPMGIRAMQELQKLNPEKDTASPAMCTLLALNTASITLIPTTLIAIRMNFHSKNPADIVGSTLMATFVATVAAIIVDRFYRKKALKKSV
- a CDS encoding ArsB/NhaD family transporter encodes the protein MLTWIALAIFLVTYTIIISEKINRAVIALLGAALMIIFGILDVHKALEHYIEWTTIALLIGMMILVGIANKTGVFQYVAIKAAKMAGGKPMNILLILSTLTAIGSALLDNVTTVLLMVPVTLSITKILHVNPVPFLISEVIASNIGGTATLIGDPPNIMIGSANEHLTFNAFLLNLAPITIIIMAVTLGLLYLMYRKELKFNEKYKQKLMELKESDYILDRKLMTKSLIVLGFTLLGFVLHSVIHLDASVIAITGAVVLMLIGLKEDQIEEALDTVEWVTIFFFAGLFTLVGGLQEVGIINRLAQGVLEITEGNISFAAPLILWGSGIASATIDNIPFVATMIPLIKDMGVQLGLAVDSPQLNALWWSLALGACLGGNGTIIGASANVIVAGIAKKEGHGFSYLEFLKVGAPIMIVSLFLSHIYIYFRYLIFL
- a CDS encoding bifunctional 3,4-dihydroxy-2-butanone-4-phosphate synthase/GTP cyclohydrolase II, which produces MNDTSMHFHSIEEAIYDLMLGKIVIVVDDEDRENEGDFVVLADKATPEAINFMITEGRGLVCMPITEERAMELDLAPMVSKNTDYHGTAFTVSVDGAGTSTGISAYERSQTVQALIHPDTGPQHLRRPGHMFPLIAKKGGVLRRAGHTEAAVDLARMCCSYPAAVICEVIKEDGTMARVPDLMQIARKHDLKIITIQDLIEYRNHKEKLVQREIETRLPTDFGVFKAVAYTNLVDNKEHVALVKGKISSDKPTLVRVHSECLTGDVFHSHRCDCGPQLEAALKQINEAGSGILLYMRQEGRGIGLINKLKAYKLQEEGLDTVEANLKLGFAPDLRDYGIGAQILKDLGVCKLKLLTNNPRKIKGLEGYGLEVVERVPIQMMENEDNSLYLHTKKEKLGHMLKFEKQHFI
- a CDS encoding D-alanyl-D-alanine carboxypeptidase family protein translates to MYKRVLLTFVLLISIILLPLHAAAAPASISTHAEAAALIDVHSGRILYSQSGDKEMRVASTTKIMTAIIAIEQGRLSDMVKVGKNAAGKEGSSLYLKLGEEMSLHNLLYGMMLRSGNDAAITIAEHIGGSIEGFAYLMNEKASLLGMAHTHFTNPSGLDDGKEMKHYSSANDMAKLTAYALKNPVFRDIVKTKTKKAPNPNANWDYSWSNKNKMLNLYEGADGVKTGYTKLAYRCLVSSATRGNQQLAAVTLNDGNDWADHAKLLDYGFETYPLKQVLQKGETVSGTNWVAGRSFAYPFHGDEQKQMISKVVSHDPKSLEYRTGERGLLTFYLGEDHPIGTIPLYEPESPGLNKTEQSVFEYKPTEVHMSAFSKATDAFRTVIASLFMMLGSGME
- the ytfJ gene encoding GerW family sporulation protein, producing MSDHPIQGLMKTAMENIKEMVDVNTIVGDPVETPDGSVIMPISKVGFGFAAGGSQFVTDNAAREVRKTDGSQTHTSEVAMPFGGGSGGGISITPIAFLVVGKPGVKVVPLDNQTHIVERLIDSAPQFVEKLQNMMKSKNATGTTQPQDQGTEVNATIKTEPTAPNIQI